A single Klebsiella variicola DNA region contains:
- a CDS encoding DUF4177 domain-containing protein has translation MKKECRVVIYKEGLLGSLFFGEAKADPDKMSQFLSSYTREGWEVKTMSVERRRTALFWSREAYLFVLERPL, from the coding sequence ATGAAGAAAGAGTGTCGGGTAGTGATCTATAAAGAGGGGCTGCTGGGCAGCCTGTTTTTTGGCGAAGCCAAGGCTGACCCTGACAAGATGAGCCAGTTTCTCAGCAGCTATACCCGTGAGGGATGGGAAGTGAAAACCATGTCGGTGGAGCGCCGCCGCACCGCCCTGTTCTGGTCGCGGGAAGCGTATCTTTTCGTGCTCGAACGCCCCCTCTGA
- the urtB gene encoding urea ABC transporter permease subunit UrtB produces the protein MNALRLMNVLALLLILLPWRAQAAEADDFVAASRSQQAQLLTQWAAAPQADRLPLLRALTTESLVMDDGKHAFRTRQGGLQPLGAAAAPQGETRPVRLTNRLRNLAAGALASHLILSDNVTERASAARTLQREATPAMAALLQQRLQAETDDNVRGLLEVALARLQLTQPEASARLAAVTLLGHSADPETQALLIPFTDAQHEPDAAVREAASDSLQKIKHRLLLGDLLGQAFMGLSLGSVLLLAALGLAITYGLLGVINMAHGEMLMIGAYSCWLVQQALAQLAPQWLAFYPLVALPVAFLVTAGIGMALERTIIRHLYGRPLETLLATWGISLMLIQLVRMLFGAQNVEVANPAWLSGGVQVLPNLILPWNRLAVLAFVLLVLCFTWLILNRTRLGMNVRAVTQNRAMAACCGVPTGRVDMLAFGLGSGIAGLGGVALSQLGNVGPELGQGYIIDSFLVVVLGGVGQLAGSVAAAFGLGIFNKILEPQMGAVLGKILILVMIILFIQKRPQGLFALKGRVID, from the coding sequence ATGAACGCATTGCGTCTCATGAATGTGTTGGCGCTACTGTTGATCCTGCTGCCATGGCGGGCGCAGGCCGCGGAGGCGGACGACTTTGTTGCCGCCAGCCGCAGCCAGCAGGCGCAGCTGTTGACCCAGTGGGCGGCAGCGCCGCAGGCGGATCGTCTGCCGCTGCTGCGGGCGTTGACCACCGAGAGCCTGGTGATGGACGACGGAAAACATGCTTTCCGCACCCGACAGGGCGGATTACAGCCATTGGGCGCTGCCGCCGCGCCGCAGGGCGAAACCCGACCGGTCCGTCTGACCAACCGGCTACGCAATCTGGCTGCTGGCGCGCTGGCCAGCCACCTTATTTTAAGTGACAACGTCACGGAGAGAGCTTCCGCCGCACGAACGCTACAGCGGGAAGCGACCCCGGCCATGGCCGCGCTGCTGCAACAGCGGCTGCAGGCGGAAACCGATGATAATGTGCGGGGTCTGCTGGAGGTGGCGCTGGCGCGCCTGCAGCTCACTCAGCCTGAGGCCAGCGCGCGGCTGGCCGCCGTGACGCTGCTCGGCCATTCCGCGGACCCGGAAACCCAGGCGCTGCTGATCCCCTTTACCGATGCCCAGCATGAGCCGGATGCGGCGGTGCGCGAGGCGGCCAGCGACAGCCTGCAAAAGATCAAACATCGTCTGCTGCTCGGCGATCTGCTGGGTCAGGCCTTTATGGGGCTGTCGCTGGGATCGGTGCTGTTGCTGGCCGCGCTGGGGCTGGCGATCACCTATGGCCTGCTGGGGGTGATTAACATGGCCCACGGTGAGATGTTAATGATCGGCGCCTACAGCTGCTGGCTGGTACAGCAGGCGCTGGCGCAGCTCGCGCCGCAATGGCTGGCCTTTTATCCGCTGGTCGCGCTGCCGGTGGCGTTTCTGGTGACCGCCGGGATCGGCATGGCGCTGGAGCGCACCATTATTCGTCATCTGTATGGTCGGCCGCTGGAAACGCTGCTCGCCACCTGGGGGATCAGCCTGATGCTTATCCAGCTGGTGAGGATGCTGTTTGGCGCGCAGAACGTGGAGGTGGCAAACCCGGCCTGGCTCTCCGGCGGCGTGCAGGTCCTGCCGAACCTGATCCTGCCGTGGAACCGGCTGGCGGTGCTGGCGTTCGTCCTGCTGGTGCTGTGTTTTACCTGGCTCATCCTGAACCGTACCCGTCTGGGGATGAACGTCCGCGCCGTGACGCAGAACCGGGCGATGGCCGCCTGCTGCGGCGTGCCTACCGGGCGGGTGGATATGCTGGCCTTTGGCCTCGGCTCCGGTATTGCCGGGCTGGGCGGCGTGGCGCTGTCGCAGCTTGGCAACGTCGGGCCTGAACTGGGTCAGGGATACATCATCGACTCGTTTCTGGTGGTGGTGCTGGGCGGCGTCGGCCAGCTGGCCGGCAGCGTGGCGGCGGCCTTTGGACTGGGCATTTTCAACAAAATTCTCGAACCCCAAATGGGCGCGGTGCTGGGCAAAATCCTGATCCTGGTGATGATTATTCTGTTTATTCAGAAACGCCCGCAGGGTCTGTTCGCGCTGAAAGGGAGGGTTATTGACTGA
- the urtA gene encoding urea ABC transporter substrate-binding protein, which translates to MQRRTLLKAFALSASVMAMGLSFQAYAADTIKVGIMHSLSGTMAISETPLKDVALMAIDDINAKGGVLGKKLEPVVVDPASNWPLFAEKARQLLAQDKVAVVFGCWTSVSRKSVLPVFEELNGLLFYPVQYEGEEMSPNVFYTGAAPNQQAIPAVEYLLSEDGGGAKRFFLLGTDYVYPRTTNKILRAFLHAKGIQDKDIEEVYTPFGYSDYQTIVANIKKFSAGGKTAVVSTINGDSNVPFYKELANQGLKATDVPVVAFSVGEEELRGIDTKPLVGNLAAWNYFESVDNPTNKAFVADYRAYAKAHKLPNADTVVTNDPMEATWVGLHMWAQAVTKAGTTDVDKVREAMAGQTFNAPSGFTLTMDATNHHLHKPVMIGEIEGNGQFNVVWQTDKPVRAQPWSPWIPGNDKKPDHPVKTVSQ; encoded by the coding sequence ATGCAACGTAGAACGTTATTAAAAGCTTTTGCACTCTCCGCCTCTGTAATGGCTATGGGTCTTTCATTCCAGGCCTATGCCGCCGACACCATCAAAGTCGGGATCATGCATTCGCTCTCGGGAACGATGGCGATTTCCGAAACGCCGCTGAAGGACGTCGCGCTGATGGCCATCGACGACATCAACGCCAAAGGCGGGGTACTGGGCAAGAAGCTGGAGCCGGTGGTGGTCGACCCGGCCTCCAACTGGCCGCTGTTTGCCGAGAAGGCACGCCAGCTGCTGGCCCAGGATAAAGTGGCGGTGGTGTTTGGCTGCTGGACATCGGTCTCACGTAAATCGGTGCTGCCGGTGTTTGAGGAGCTGAACGGCCTGCTGTTCTACCCGGTGCAGTATGAAGGGGAAGAGATGTCCCCCAACGTCTTCTATACCGGCGCGGCGCCTAACCAGCAGGCTATCCCGGCGGTGGAATACCTGCTAAGTGAGGATGGCGGCGGCGCCAAACGTTTCTTCCTGCTGGGGACGGACTACGTCTATCCGCGCACCACCAACAAGATCCTCCGCGCCTTCCTGCATGCCAAAGGGATCCAGGACAAAGATATCGAGGAGGTCTACACCCCGTTCGGCTACAGCGATTACCAGACCATCGTCGCCAATATCAAAAAATTCTCCGCCGGTGGCAAAACGGCAGTGGTCTCCACCATCAATGGCGATTCCAACGTGCCGTTCTACAAAGAGTTGGCTAACCAGGGTCTGAAAGCGACCGATGTGCCGGTGGTGGCCTTCTCGGTGGGGGAAGAGGAGCTGCGCGGCATCGATACCAAACCGCTGGTCGGCAACCTCGCGGCATGGAACTACTTTGAGTCCGTCGATAATCCGACCAACAAAGCCTTCGTCGCCGACTATCGCGCGTACGCCAAAGCGCACAAGCTGCCGAATGCCGATACGGTGGTAACCAACGATCCGATGGAAGCGACCTGGGTGGGTCTGCATATGTGGGCGCAGGCGGTGACCAAAGCGGGCACCACCGATGTCGATAAAGTGCGCGAGGCGATGGCCGGGCAGACCTTCAACGCGCCGTCCGGTTTTACCCTGACCATGGATGCCACTAACCATCATCTGCATAAGCCGGTGATGATCGGTGAAATTGAAGGCAACGGTCAGTTCAACGTGGTCTGGCAAACCGATAAACCCGTCCGCGCGCAGCCGTGGAGTCCGTGGATCCCCGGTAACGATAAGAAACCTGACCATCCGGTGAAAACCGTCAGCCAGTAA
- the urtE gene encoding urea ABC transporter ATP-binding subunit UrtE gives MLQVSQLHQYYGGSHILRGVDFSARQGEVTCLLGRNGVGKTTLLKCLMGLIPARSGEVRWQDQNITHRKPHQRVQAGVAYVPQGREIFPRLTVEENLLMGLSRFPAREAQQVPEEIYQLFPVLKTMKQRRGGDLSGGQQQQLAIGRALASRPQLLILDEPTEGIQPSVIKEIGEVIRQLASRGDMAILLVEQFYDFAAGLADHYLVMSRGAIVQQGKGGDMESDGVRAMVTI, from the coding sequence ATGTTACAGGTGAGTCAGCTACATCAATACTACGGCGGCAGCCATATTTTGCGTGGGGTGGATTTTTCCGCCCGTCAGGGCGAAGTCACCTGCCTGCTGGGGCGCAATGGCGTCGGTAAGACCACGCTGCTGAAATGCCTGATGGGGCTGATCCCGGCGCGCAGCGGTGAGGTACGCTGGCAGGATCAGAACATCACCCATCGCAAACCGCACCAGCGGGTGCAGGCCGGGGTCGCCTACGTCCCCCAGGGGCGCGAGATATTTCCGCGCCTGACGGTGGAAGAAAACCTGCTGATGGGGCTGTCGCGCTTTCCCGCCCGCGAAGCGCAGCAGGTGCCGGAGGAGATCTACCAGCTTTTCCCGGTGCTCAAGACCATGAAGCAGCGGCGGGGCGGTGACTTATCCGGCGGTCAACAGCAACAGCTGGCGATTGGCCGCGCGCTGGCCAGCCGTCCGCAGCTGCTGATCCTCGATGAACCCACCGAGGGGATCCAGCCTTCGGTTATCAAAGAGATTGGCGAGGTGATCCGCCAGCTGGCGAGCCGCGGGGATATGGCAATCCTGCTGGTGGAGCAGTTCTATGACTTTGCCGCCGGGCTGGCGGACCACTACCTGGTGATGTCGCGCGGCGCCATCGTCCAGCAGGGCAAGGGCGGTGATATGGAGAGCGACGGCGTGCGCGCCATGGTGACCATCTGA
- the urtD gene encoding urea ABC transporter ATP-binding protein UrtD, giving the protein MQPDEGLFTRQLPGDRFREQTDPVLQLENINVSFDGFRALTDLSLAIGVGELRCVIGPNGAGKTTLMDVITGKTRPQSGKALYDQSVDLTTLDPVAIARQGIGRKFQKPTVFEALTVAENLALAMKGDKSVWASLRARLSSEQDDRLNEVLRLLRLDGERYRQAGLLSHGQKQFLEIGMLLVQEPHLLLLDEPAAGMTDAETEYTAELFRTLAGQHSLMVVEHDMGFVETIADRVTVLHQGQVLAEGSLREVQANEQVIEVYLGR; this is encoded by the coding sequence ATGCAACCGGATGAAGGACTGTTTACCCGTCAGCTGCCCGGCGATCGCTTTCGCGAACAAACCGATCCGGTGCTGCAGCTGGAGAATATCAACGTCAGCTTTGACGGTTTCCGGGCGCTGACGGATCTGTCGCTGGCGATAGGCGTCGGCGAACTGCGCTGCGTGATCGGCCCCAACGGGGCGGGCAAGACTACCCTGATGGACGTGATCACCGGCAAGACCCGGCCGCAAAGCGGCAAAGCGCTCTATGACCAGTCGGTGGATCTGACCACTCTTGACCCGGTGGCCATCGCCCGCCAGGGCATCGGGCGCAAGTTTCAGAAGCCGACGGTCTTCGAAGCGCTGACGGTGGCGGAAAATCTCGCCCTGGCGATGAAGGGAGATAAATCGGTGTGGGCCAGCCTGCGCGCCCGGCTGAGCAGCGAACAGGACGATCGGCTGAATGAGGTACTGCGCCTGCTGCGTCTCGACGGCGAGCGCTACCGCCAGGCCGGTCTGCTGTCCCATGGCCAGAAACAGTTCCTTGAGATCGGCATGCTGCTGGTGCAGGAGCCGCATCTGCTGCTGCTTGATGAGCCGGCGGCCGGCATGACCGATGCGGAAACGGAGTATACGGCGGAGCTGTTTCGTACCCTGGCTGGACAGCACTCCCTGATGGTGGTGGAGCACGACATGGGATTTGTCGAGACCATCGCCGACCGGGTGACGGTCCTGCATCAGGGCCAGGTGCTGGCGGAGGGATCGCTGCGGGAGGTGCAGGCCAATGAGCAGGTCATTGAAGTTTATCTGGGACGTTAA
- a CDS encoding helix-turn-helix domain-containing protein, protein MNSNNQVKQLRLQRAWSQEQLAEMAGLSVRTIQRIENGERPGLETLSALAAVFEVTVAEIGGEASREGAPGPEASLDLRIEEAKARVHQESRFFRSLSVALVVCVLLAVLNRFTNPQYYWSGWVALIWGALLVVRGLRLFVFGEWIKNWRQARLQRLLRK, encoded by the coding sequence ATGAACAGCAACAATCAGGTCAAACAATTACGGCTACAGCGCGCCTGGTCCCAGGAGCAGCTGGCCGAAATGGCGGGTCTCAGCGTCCGCACGATCCAGCGCATTGAGAATGGCGAACGCCCGGGGCTGGAGACCCTCAGCGCCCTCGCCGCGGTCTTTGAGGTCACGGTGGCCGAGATCGGCGGCGAAGCCTCGCGGGAGGGTGCGCCGGGCCCGGAAGCCTCGCTGGATCTGCGCATAGAGGAAGCCAAAGCGCGGGTGCATCAGGAGAGCCGCTTTTTCCGTTCGCTGTCGGTGGCGCTGGTGGTTTGCGTGCTGCTGGCGGTGCTTAACCGCTTCACTAATCCGCAGTACTACTGGTCCGGCTGGGTCGCCCTGATCTGGGGCGCCCTGCTGGTGGTGAGAGGATTACGCCTGTTCGTGTTCGGCGAATGGATCAAAAACTGGCGCCAGGCGCGCCTGCAGCGGCTGTTGCGCAAATAG
- the ydeE gene encoding efflux MFS transporter YdeE produces MITTLRRSTIALLASSLLLTIGRGATLPFMTIYLTRRYQLDVDVIGYALSLALVVGVLFSMGFGILADKFDKKRYMVWSVLVFILGFSAIPLVNNAILVVIFFALINCAYSVFSTVLKAWFADRLTPEKKARIFSLNYTILNIGWTVGPPIGTLLVMHSINLPFWLAAACAAFPLVFIQLFLQREVVVAQPGAVAWSPSVLLHDRALLWFTCSGLLASFVSGAFASCLSQYVLVVASSDFAEKVVAVVLPVNAAVVVALQYAVGRRLSARNIRPLMTFGTVCFVIGLVGFMFSGASLWAWGISAVIFTLGEVIYAPGEYMLIDHIAPPGMKASYFSAQSLGWLGAAFNPMFTGMILTHLPHWSLFVILIVAIVAAWLMIFRGMNARPWQPDCPLANA; encoded by the coding sequence ATGATCACCACTCTCAGGCGCTCCACCATCGCGCTGCTGGCATCGTCGTTACTGCTAACTATTGGCCGAGGGGCCACACTGCCGTTTATGACTATCTACCTCACCCGACGTTATCAGCTGGATGTCGATGTGATTGGCTACGCGTTGTCGCTGGCGCTGGTGGTCGGCGTGCTGTTCAGCATGGGCTTTGGCATCCTCGCGGATAAGTTCGACAAAAAGCGCTATATGGTGTGGTCAGTGCTGGTGTTTATTCTGGGATTTAGCGCGATACCGCTGGTCAATAACGCTATCCTGGTGGTGATCTTCTTTGCGTTGATCAACTGCGCCTACTCGGTGTTTTCCACCGTGCTAAAAGCCTGGTTCGCCGACCGACTGACGCCGGAGAAAAAAGCGCGTATCTTCTCGCTGAACTATACCATCCTCAATATCGGCTGGACCGTCGGGCCGCCCATCGGCACACTGCTGGTGATGCACAGCATCAATTTGCCGTTCTGGCTGGCGGCCGCCTGCGCCGCCTTTCCATTGGTGTTTATTCAGCTGTTTCTCCAGCGGGAGGTGGTCGTGGCCCAGCCGGGCGCTGTCGCCTGGTCTCCCTCGGTGTTGCTGCATGACCGGGCGCTGCTGTGGTTTACCTGTTCCGGGCTGCTGGCCTCCTTCGTCAGCGGCGCTTTCGCCTCCTGTCTCTCGCAGTATGTGCTGGTGGTCGCCAGCAGTGACTTCGCCGAGAAAGTGGTGGCCGTGGTGCTGCCGGTTAACGCCGCGGTGGTGGTCGCTTTGCAGTACGCGGTTGGCCGGCGGCTGAGCGCCAGAAATATTCGCCCGCTGATGACCTTCGGCACCGTCTGCTTTGTTATCGGCCTCGTGGGCTTTATGTTCTCTGGCGCCAGCCTGTGGGCGTGGGGGATCTCGGCGGTGATCTTCACCCTCGGGGAAGTGATTTATGCCCCCGGGGAGTATATGCTGATTGACCATATTGCCCCGCCGGGGATGAAGGCTAGCTACTTCTCCGCCCAGTCGCTGGGGTGGCTGGGCGCGGCATTCAACCCGATGTTCACCGGGATGATCCTCACCCATCTGCCACACTGGTCGCTTTTTGTCATTCTTATCGTGGCGATTGTCGCCGCCTGGCTGATGATTTTCCGCGGGATGAATGCCCGTCCCTGGCAGCCGGATTGTCCGCTGGCTAACGCCTGA
- the urtC gene encoding urea ABC transporter permease subunit UrtC — MSQPITLTLAQRAPRPLRWLGILLVLGLLSMPFLALLPASHPLAVPSWLLTLSGKILCYAIVAVALDLVWGYAGMLSLGHGIFFALGGYAMGMYLMRQAAGDGLPAFMSFLSWSELPWFWWGTQHFAWAMALVVLVPGLLALVFGWFAFRSKIKGVYFSIMTQALTYAGMLLFFRNETGFGGNNGFTGFTTLLGFPVTATGTRATLFMATVLLLLLTLWLGSALAQSKFGRILTAVRDAENRLMFCGYDPRGFKLLVWTLSAVLCGLAGALYVPQVGIINPSEMSPTNSIEAAIWVALGGRGTLIGPVLGAGLVNGAKSIFTVAMPEYWQLFLGLIFIIVTLFLPRGVMGLLRRGDR, encoded by the coding sequence ATGAGCCAACCAATCACCTTAACGCTGGCGCAGCGCGCGCCGCGGCCTCTGCGCTGGCTGGGGATCCTGCTGGTGCTGGGGCTGCTGAGTATGCCATTCCTGGCGCTGCTGCCGGCCTCGCATCCGCTGGCGGTGCCGAGCTGGCTGCTGACGCTGAGCGGCAAAATCCTCTGCTACGCCATTGTGGCGGTGGCGCTGGATCTGGTCTGGGGCTATGCGGGCATGCTGTCGCTGGGGCACGGGATCTTCTTTGCCCTCGGCGGGTACGCCATGGGGATGTACCTGATGCGCCAGGCGGCGGGCGACGGTCTGCCGGCGTTTATGTCTTTTCTCTCCTGGAGCGAGCTGCCCTGGTTCTGGTGGGGCACGCAGCATTTCGCCTGGGCGATGGCGCTGGTGGTGCTGGTTCCCGGTCTGCTGGCCCTGGTTTTCGGCTGGTTTGCCTTTCGCTCGAAGATCAAAGGGGTCTATTTCTCGATCATGACCCAGGCCCTGACCTATGCCGGTATGCTGCTGTTCTTTCGCAACGAGACCGGGTTTGGCGGCAACAACGGCTTCACCGGTTTTACCACGCTGCTGGGTTTTCCGGTCACCGCCACCGGCACCCGCGCCACCCTGTTTATGGCCACGGTTTTGCTGCTGTTGCTGACCCTGTGGCTGGGCTCGGCGCTGGCGCAGAGTAAGTTTGGCCGGATCCTCACCGCGGTACGTGACGCCGAAAACCGGCTGATGTTCTGCGGGTACGACCCGCGCGGCTTCAAGCTGCTGGTATGGACGCTGTCGGCGGTGCTCTGCGGTCTGGCGGGGGCGTTATATGTCCCGCAAGTCGGGATCATCAACCCCAGCGAAATGTCGCCGACCAACTCCATCGAGGCCGCCATCTGGGTGGCGCTCGGCGGCCGCGGCACGCTGATCGGCCCGGTGCTTGGCGCCGGTCTGGTCAACGGCGCGAAAAGCATTTTCACCGTGGCGATGCCAGAGTACTGGCAGCTGTTTCTGGGCCTCATCTTCATCATCGTGACCCTGTTTTTACCCCGCGGAGTGATGGGCCTGCTGCGTCGAGGAGACCGCTAA
- the ftrA gene encoding transcriptional regulator FtrA: MTENANILTTPSVTPSRHQVVALAYDGLCTFEFGVAVEIFGLPRPEMGDNWYHFAVAAVDEGPLCATGGIRLMTDGGPELLAQADTIVVPGWRGVDAPVPEALCAALVAAHARGCRIISICSGVFVLAAAGLLNGRQATTHWRYTAALQSRFPQIQVVEDVLYLGDALLMTSAGSAAGIDLCLHLVREDFGSEAANVVARRLVVSPHRDGGQTQQVLRPVARSRESQRLGQLFDYLHQHLAASHTVASLAQRAGMGPRTFLRRFEEATGKTPARWLLDERLLRARQHLTESTMSIDQIAERCGFASAGTLRHHFRQHFALSPLQYRKQFATSPIAKSSRQRTIDGHSKRVARRVDDEERVSGSDL; the protein is encoded by the coding sequence ATGACAGAAAACGCTAACATCCTGACAACCCCTTCTGTGACACCGTCACGTCATCAGGTGGTCGCCCTCGCCTACGATGGCCTGTGCACCTTTGAGTTTGGCGTAGCCGTGGAGATCTTCGGCCTGCCGCGCCCGGAAATGGGCGACAACTGGTACCACTTTGCCGTCGCCGCCGTCGATGAAGGGCCGCTGTGCGCTACCGGCGGCATCCGCCTGATGACTGACGGCGGCCCTGAACTTCTCGCCCAGGCGGATACGATTGTGGTCCCCGGCTGGCGCGGTGTCGACGCCCCGGTCCCCGAGGCGCTGTGCGCCGCCCTCGTTGCCGCCCACGCCCGCGGATGCCGGATTATTTCCATCTGTTCCGGGGTGTTCGTTCTCGCCGCCGCCGGGCTGCTCAATGGCCGCCAGGCAACGACCCACTGGCGCTACACCGCGGCGCTGCAGTCGCGTTTCCCGCAGATCCAGGTGGTGGAAGATGTGCTCTACCTGGGCGATGCTTTGCTGATGACTTCCGCCGGCAGCGCGGCGGGGATCGACCTTTGTCTGCATCTGGTGCGCGAGGATTTCGGCAGCGAAGCCGCCAACGTCGTCGCCCGCCGCCTGGTGGTCTCTCCCCATCGCGACGGCGGTCAGACGCAGCAGGTCCTGCGCCCGGTAGCCCGCAGCCGGGAGAGCCAGCGCCTTGGGCAGCTGTTTGACTATCTGCACCAGCATCTTGCCGCCAGCCATACCGTCGCTTCCCTCGCCCAGCGCGCCGGCATGGGACCACGCACTTTCCTGCGCCGCTTTGAGGAGGCCACCGGTAAAACACCCGCCCGCTGGCTGCTGGACGAGCGGCTGCTGCGCGCCCGCCAGCACCTGACGGAGAGCACGATGTCCATCGATCAGATCGCTGAGCGCTGCGGGTTTGCCAGCGCCGGCACCCTGCGTCACCATTTTCGCCAGCACTTCGCGCTCAGTCCGCTGCAGTACCGGAAACAGTTTGCTACTTCTCCGATTGCAAAATCGTCGCGGCAACGGACAATAGACGGCCACAGTAAACGGGTCGCCAGGAGGGTCGATGATGAAGAAAGAGTGTCGGGTAGTGATCTATAA
- a CDS encoding cobalamin-independent methionine synthase II family protein — protein sequence MQRQQAPFRADIVGSFLRPDSIKQARQQLAEGIIDAGQLREIENNAIRHLVQQQCDCGLHVVTDGEFRRAWWHFDFFDGLQGVERYDAEQGIQFNGVQTKAHGVRVTGKLAFGDHPMLEDFRYLKSISGDAQPKMTIPSPSVLHFRGGRKDIDATVYPDLSDYFDDLATTWRDAIRAFYDAGCRYLQLDDTVWAYLCSDAQRQQVRERGDDPDALARIYARVLNQALEGKPADLTVGLHVCRGNFRSTWISEGGYEPVAEVLFGGVNVDAFFLEYDNDRSGDFAPLRFIRPGHQQVVLGLITTKNGELENPQGVKARLAEAAQYVPLEQICLSPQCGFASTEEGNALSEDQQWQKVRLVTSIAADVW from the coding sequence ATGCAACGTCAACAGGCCCCGTTCCGCGCAGACATCGTCGGCAGTTTTTTGCGCCCGGACAGCATTAAACAGGCGCGTCAGCAGCTGGCTGAGGGGATTATCGACGCCGGTCAGCTACGCGAAATTGAGAATAACGCGATCCGTCATCTGGTTCAGCAGCAATGCGACTGCGGCCTGCATGTGGTCACCGACGGTGAGTTTCGGCGCGCATGGTGGCATTTCGATTTCTTCGATGGCCTGCAGGGCGTTGAACGTTACGATGCCGAGCAGGGGATCCAGTTTAACGGCGTGCAGACCAAAGCGCACGGCGTTCGCGTCACCGGCAAGCTGGCGTTTGGCGACCACCCGATGCTGGAGGACTTCCGCTATCTGAAAAGCATCAGCGGCGACGCGCAGCCGAAGATGACCATTCCCAGCCCGAGCGTGCTGCACTTCCGCGGCGGGCGGAAAGATATTGATGCCACCGTTTACCCGGATCTTAGCGACTACTTCGACGATCTGGCCACCACCTGGCGCGACGCGATCCGCGCGTTTTATGACGCCGGCTGCCGCTATCTGCAGCTGGACGATACCGTGTGGGCCTACCTGTGCTCCGATGCCCAGCGTCAGCAGGTACGCGAGCGCGGCGACGATCCGGATGCGCTGGCGCGCATTTATGCCCGGGTGCTGAACCAGGCGCTGGAAGGTAAGCCGGCCGATCTGACGGTGGGCCTGCACGTCTGTCGGGGTAACTTCCGTTCAACCTGGATCTCGGAAGGCGGTTACGAGCCGGTGGCCGAGGTGCTGTTTGGCGGCGTCAATGTCGATGCCTTCTTCCTTGAGTACGACAACGACCGCTCCGGGGATTTCGCGCCGCTGCGCTTTATTCGTCCTGGCCATCAGCAGGTGGTTCTCGGACTGATCACCACCAAAAATGGCGAGCTGGAGAATCCGCAGGGGGTGAAAGCGCGTCTCGCTGAGGCCGCGCAGTATGTGCCGCTCGAGCAGATTTGCCTGAGTCCGCAGTGCGGTTTCGCCTCTACGGAAGAGGGCAATGCCCTCAGCGAAGACCAGCAGTGGCAAAAAGTCCGACTGGTGACGTCGATCGCCGCCGACGTCTGGTAA
- a CDS encoding rhodanese-like domain-containing protein, with translation MSVVTQFPPAASAEAIRWFRHKLHLETDCADVHSAQRAGEVDFVLLHVVGSEEAFARRHLPGAEHLPHSQITAERMAAWPAETLFVVYCAGPHCNGADVAALKLAELGRPVKMMLGGLTGWEDEGYAFVSGK, from the coding sequence ATGAGTGTAGTAACCCAATTTCCCCCTGCCGCTTCCGCTGAGGCTATCCGCTGGTTCCGCCATAAGCTGCATCTTGAGACCGACTGCGCCGATGTGCACAGCGCCCAGCGTGCCGGCGAGGTCGACTTTGTCCTGCTGCACGTGGTCGGCAGCGAGGAAGCCTTCGCCAGACGTCACTTGCCAGGCGCGGAGCATCTCCCGCACAGCCAGATCACCGCCGAGCGAATGGCCGCCTGGCCGGCGGAGACCCTCTTTGTGGTCTACTGCGCCGGGCCGCACTGCAACGGTGCTGACGTTGCCGCGCTGAAGCTAGCTGAGCTCGGGCGGCCGGTGAAAATGATGCTCGGCGGACTCACCGGCTGGGAAGATGAGGGCTATGCGTTTGTTTCCGGTAAATGA
- a CDS encoding GNAT family N-acetyltransferase, protein MMVIEGKEAIARVDWQRVRTIIAEAGLNERDVQQLEQAFRQSTFCWFGYENGQLIAVARAISDCTWSSYLADVAIVPERQGQGYGQQLMLAIREQLLPFGKIFIYAVADKITFYQRFGFAMLTTGMVCASEEGMHNMQEQGYIRRP, encoded by the coding sequence ATGATGGTGATAGAGGGTAAAGAGGCGATCGCGCGGGTGGACTGGCAGCGGGTGCGAACCATTATCGCCGAGGCCGGATTGAATGAGCGCGATGTTCAGCAACTGGAGCAGGCGTTCCGCCAGAGCACCTTCTGCTGGTTTGGCTATGAGAACGGCCAGTTGATTGCCGTGGCGCGAGCCATCAGCGATTGCACCTGGAGCAGCTATCTGGCGGATGTGGCGATCGTCCCCGAACGTCAGGGGCAGGGTTACGGGCAACAGCTGATGCTGGCCATCCGGGAGCAGTTGCTTCCCTTTGGCAAAATTTTTATCTATGCGGTCGCCGATAAAATTACGTTTTATCAGCGCTTTGGTTTTGCCATGCTGACCACTGGCATGGTCTGCGCCAGCGAAGAGGGCATGCACAACATGCAGGAGCAGGGCTATATCCGTCGGCCCTGA